DNA from Fibrobacter sp. UWB15:
GTCAAGTAGAACATCTGATCCTTGTCGAGTTCGCCAACGGTATTGCCGTGCGTACATTCCACATCGTCGTGGTAAATCTTGAGCACCGGCTTCACCGAAACACTCGGACCGTCGCTTAAGAGAATCGTGTTCACCAGCTGGCTCGAATTCACCTGGCTGCAGTTATTGCCCACAATCACCTGGCCATCGTAGCTGGCGTAAGCGTTTTCGTCAAGAATGTTACGTACAAATTGCGTGCTCACTGTTTCGGGGGCGTTATGCAAAATCGTCAGGCGCTGGTGCTTAGACGCCGTACCCTTCAGAATGTTCAGGCTGTGGTAATCGAAGTTCGCGCCTTCGCCGTTCAACTCGACGCGCGCACTGATGCGGCCGATGCCTGCATCTTGCAGAACATTTGCGAAATGCACCGTAGAATGCGCGGCCTGCTTGATGTCGAAATGCCTAAAGGTCAGCGGCAAGTCGTTTGCGGGGTTTGCAAAAAAGATTTCGAGTTCGGCACCTTCGGCAACGTTGATGTCGAATCGTTCGGCGCAAATTTCGTGCATCACCTTGTTGTCCAGGATTTCGATGCTTGCTTTGGCATTCTTGCCGATGTTCAAGACGGTACGACCGAAGTCGTTGTTGCACTTGAGCATCGCCATTTCGTTTTCGCCGTCATCAATCGACTTCACGAGTTCACGGGCGTTGCAGGCAATCGGCAGAAGGGCGGCAAAGTCGTCTTCGCTAGCAAAGTCTTCGTCGCAGGTGCATACGTCTGCGACGCGGCAATCTCCATCCGCGCCCAGTACATTCGGAATCTTGTTGACTGGGAAAAACGTCCACAATTCGTTATTGCGACGCGGCATTCCCAATTGTTTAATGCGGGTAATGGCGTCCATTAGTTTTCCTCGATCCAGTCGTAGCCTTGTTCTTCGAGCTTAAGCGCGAGTTCCGGGCCGCCCGAAAGAATAATCTTACCGTGGCGGAGTACGTGCACGTAAGTCGGCTTGATGTAGTCCAAAAGCCTCTGGTAGTGCGTCACCAGAATCACCGCCTTTTCGGGCGACATAATCTGGTTGATACCGTGAGCCACAATGCGGAGAGCGTCAATGTCAAGGCCCGAGTCCGTTTCGTCGAGGAACGATACCTTCGGGTCCAGAATCGCCATCTGCAGAATTTCGTTGCGCTTCTTTTCGCCGCCGCTAAAGCCGTCGTTCACGCCGCGGTCGCGGTAACGGTCGTCCATTTCGAGCATGGCCATCTTTTCTTCGCAAAGCTTCTTGAAGTCGGCATCGGCGAGCGGTTCAAGCCCCAAGTAGGTGCGCTTGGAATTGAGCGCCATCTGCAAGAATTCCACGTTGTTCACGCCCGGAATTTCGGTGGGGTACTGCGTGCTGATGAAGAGGCCTGAATTGGCGCGGTCGCAGATTTCCATCGAGAGCAGGTCCTTGCCGTCGAGAGTCACGGAACCTTCGTTCACGGTGTAGGCGGGGTGGCCTGCGATGACCTTTGAAAGCGTACTCTTGCCAGACCCGTTCGGGCCCATGATGGCATGGACTTCGCCTGGTTTGACTTCCAGGTTGATACCCTTCAAAATCTGGGTTCCGTCTTCGATACTTGCTTTAAGGTTCTTGATGGACAGCATATTACCTCCGGCGCTTTTTGCGCTAGAATCATTTTTTACGGCACAAATTTAGAAAAACTTGCGGCCAGTGTCTTATCAATTTTTCTTATAATCAGACGAACGGTTTACCCGAAGTCGTCAAAGTCTTCGTTGAAGTTGTCGTCGTTGCCGTAAGAGTATTCTTCGTCGTCTTCGGGTGGCGGGGGCTCAAAACCCTCGGGCGGTTCGTCGCTAGACATTTGCTCGTTGGCGAATTCATCCGGAACTTGTGACGGTGCATTTGCAACAGGTTGAGCGCTCGGTGCCGGGGTTGTCGGTGCAACCATTGCGGGTGCGGCTTGGACCGGTGCGGGGGCTGCGGCGACGCTCGGCGTAGAAATTGGAATGGCTGGCGTCGGAGCCGCAGGCATCGGAGCACCCTGAATCACCGACTGGAACAATATCAGCTGAGCCTTGCTGCGGACCACTTGGTCGGCGAACGCGTCGATGGTGATTTTTTCGGCGTTGAACAGGGCGTTCAGTTTTTGCATGCCCTGCGTAAACTTGGACATCTGCATGCGCGTTTCGACCGCTTCGTTGCTGGTCAGCGGAATCATGTGCTTTTGTCTGTCGCAGAGCTTGGTCGAAAACACGGTCAGCGTCTGGTAAAATTCGATGATTTCCTGCGGTGTTTTCCACTTTTCTTCGGGTAGGCCTTCCAAAAAGAGCCTGAGCGTGGGCGACACGTTTTCGTACATCAACTGCGGCGAAACGGCGCCAGTCTCGGCGTAGAGTGCAATTGCCGAATTCACGAATTCTTCGACCACCGGAGATTCAAACATGCGGACTCCGCTTGCGGCCCAGTCCATGTCAAAATATTCCAGCGCGCGGTCCATGAGTGTCGGATTACGAAGCACCAGATTCGCGAATCGGATTTCCATCGGCGGAATGCTTGCCCAATCGAGTGAGGCTGCTTGCTCCAATTGCGGAATCACTTCAGGTGCTCCGGGGGTGGCTGCGTTTGCCGCTATCGGGCGGCGTTCTTCGGGGCCTTTTTGCGGCTTCAGACTTTTCACTTGGGCCAAGGAGCGGCTTGTATTGAATCGTTCCGCAATCAGCTTTACATACTGGTTTTGAAGTTCGCGATCGGTAATGCTTTTTACGAGTGACTTGGTGTAAGTCACAAAACGGGCGCGCTCTTCAGGGCTTTGCATGTCGTGTTGGCGGGCCAAATAAGAAAGCCAGTCTTCGGATTCGCGCAAAGCGGCTCGGAATGCGTCTGCACCGCGTTCGTTTACAAAGTTGTCGGGGTCGATTTTAGTGCCATCGGGGCGCGAAAGTGCAAACACGCGGGGCGCAATTCCCTTGGGCAATACGATTTCCAAACTTCGGAGGGTTGCCTTTTGACCGGCGGCATCGCCGTCGAATACCAAGTAGGCTGTATTCGCGTATCGGGCAAGAATGCTTGCGTGGGTTTCGGTCAGCGCTGTTCCCGAAGCAGCCACTACGTTTGTGACACCGCCTTGATACAGGCTGATCATGTCAAAGTAGCCTTCCACGATAATCACCGCATTTTCTTTCGCGATGCTTTGGCGGCTTTGGTGCAGGCCGAACAGAATGTCGCTCTTGTGGTACAGCGCCGATTCCGGGCTGTTCATGTACTTTGCGCGTTTAAAATCCTTATTCTCGCTTAGGTCACGGCCACCGAAGGCGACAATCACGCCCGAAAGGTTCTGGATGGCGATCATCAGTCGGTCGCGGAATTTGTCCGAGATTCCGCCGTTTTCCTTTTGGACGGCAAGTCCCGCCTTGACGCAGTCGAGCGGCGAAAAACCGTTCTTGACGGCGTAGCCGATAAAGCCTTCGCGTCCATCCGGGGCGTAACCGATATGGAACAGCTTGCGAGTCTCGTCGGTAATATGGCGGCTCGAAAGGTATTGTAGCGCTTTAGGCGAAAGGGCGAGTTGCTGTTCGAACCATTCGCAGGCGAGTTCATTCAGCCTGCGGACCATGGCGCGTTCTTCGGTCTTTTCGCTATCTTCGGGGGCGCCTAGCTGGGGGAGTGCAAAACCGGTAAAGTTTGCGACCCATTCCACGGCCCCCTTAAAATCCATTTTTTCGTGTTCTTGGACGAACTTGAATACGTCTCCGCCCGCGCCACAGGCAAAGCATTTATAGATGCCTAGGCTCGGGTTTACATTCATCGAAGGGCTTCTATCATCGTGAAAGGGGCAGACGCCCAAGTAGCGGCCATTTCCGGAACGTTTCAGCGGTACAAAGTTTTCAATCACCAACGCAATATCTGCGTGGGCTTTGAGTTGCTGAATGATTTCGTTAGAGTAAAACGCCACGGCTCAAATTTAGCAAGAATGCGCCTTCAAAATTATGACAGGAATAAAAAAAAAGAATCCGTTCTTGAAGAATCGGATTCTTTTTA
Protein-coding regions in this window:
- a CDS encoding SufD family Fe-S cluster assembly protein encodes the protein MDAITRIKQLGMPRRNNELWTFFPVNKIPNVLGADGDCRVADVCTCDEDFASEDDFAALLPIACNARELVKSIDDGENEMAMLKCNNDFGRTVLNIGKNAKASIEILDNKVMHEICAERFDINVAEGAELEIFFANPANDLPLTFRHFDIKQAAHSTVHFANVLQDAGIGRISARVELNGEGANFDYHSLNILKGTASKHQRLTILHNAPETVSTQFVRNILDENAYASYDGQVIVGNNCSQVNSSQLVNTILLSDGPSVSVKPVLKIYHDDVECTHGNTVGELDKDQMFYLTSRGIPSDKARAMLTKAFAKELFLELPEGPAKKRLMQGI
- the sufC gene encoding Fe-S cluster assembly ATPase SufC, whose product is MLSIKNLKASIEDGTQILKGINLEVKPGEVHAIMGPNGSGKSTLSKVIAGHPAYTVNEGSVTLDGKDLLSMEICDRANSGLFISTQYPTEIPGVNNVEFLQMALNSKRTYLGLEPLADADFKKLCEEKMAMLEMDDRYRDRGVNDGFSGGEKKRNEILQMAILDPKVSFLDETDSGLDIDALRIVAHGINQIMSPEKAVILVTHYQRLLDYIKPTYVHVLRHGKIILSGGPELALKLEEQGYDWIEEN
- the dnaG gene encoding DNA primase → MAFYSNEIIQQLKAHADIALVIENFVPLKRSGNGRYLGVCPFHDDRSPSMNVNPSLGIYKCFACGAGGDVFKFVQEHEKMDFKGAVEWVANFTGFALPQLGAPEDSEKTEERAMVRRLNELACEWFEQQLALSPKALQYLSSRHITDETRKLFHIGYAPDGREGFIGYAVKNGFSPLDCVKAGLAVQKENGGISDKFRDRLMIAIQNLSGVIVAFGGRDLSENKDFKRAKYMNSPESALYHKSDILFGLHQSRQSIAKENAVIIVEGYFDMISLYQGGVTNVVAASGTALTETHASILARYANTAYLVFDGDAAGQKATLRSLEIVLPKGIAPRVFALSRPDGTKIDPDNFVNERGADAFRAALRESEDWLSYLARQHDMQSPEERARFVTYTKSLVKSITDRELQNQYVKLIAERFNTSRSLAQVKSLKPQKGPEERRPIAANAATPGAPEVIPQLEQAASLDWASIPPMEIRFANLVLRNPTLMDRALEYFDMDWAASGVRMFESPVVEEFVNSAIALYAETGAVSPQLMYENVSPTLRLFLEGLPEEKWKTPQEIIEFYQTLTVFSTKLCDRQKHMIPLTSNEAVETRMQMSKFTQGMQKLNALFNAEKITIDAFADQVVRSKAQLILFQSVIQGAPMPAAPTPAIPISTPSVAAAPAPVQAAPAMVAPTTPAPSAQPVANAPSQVPDEFANEQMSSDEPPEGFEPPPPEDDEEYSYGNDDNFNEDFDDFG